The genomic stretch catatatataattttttttcttcttaagaattatctatatatatattcccTTTTCAAATCACGATGACTAAACCATTTGGTTGACAGACTAAAATTGATTATTATTATGAGGCTTGAGAATTTGAGTTAATTACCAATAAAAAATGAACAGAAGCTACTTAATCACTTAgacataataatataataataaatctcaATATTAATccttttttcctttatttttttcacaTATACTTTCGAAATAGGCCATTCTACTGAAAGGCTTCGCTCTCGTATACCCTCCAAAATTAAGAGAAAATTCGATTATTTTAAAAGAGAATATTTTACGTAAAAAAGATATATTCTCTTGTTATTCTAATATAACTTATGTAGAGAAATCGATCACGATAAAACAGTAAGAAAACGTTTATTCAATCGTGGGAGGAAATGTCGTGTGGTCATATGCAGTTAAAACGAATCACGTTTACGGCTTCCTAATAAatcattttaaaattaattaataaataaaaaatatttattttattaaataacaaaaaaaataaagtacCACACCACATGTCAGCTCAACTCGGACGGCAGTGCGCatgtgtggtggtcaagtgtgtgagtcaTTACCCATTCGCACAAAATTGGATACCTCTTGGGGCACACCCTAATGCATGACATTTGCATCTTATATACACTCTTAGAGGAGTGCTCCAAATTCATGTGAGAtttttcccatatcacacacaaatatattttttctatttttaacaaTTCACTTTTAACTTTTAACAAAAAGTTCCAACAGAATTTAATCACTTagacataataataatataataataaatctcaATATTAATCTTTTTTCCTTCATATTTTCACATATACTTTCGGAATGGACCATACAACAAATTCATATAAATGTGTAAACAAAAATATTGGAATAATTTGGGATGAAAAGTGTTTAATAGATGACCCTTCTTTATATGGCAAACCTTTTGTCACTATATTGAAAAAGTAGATTCAAAGTTTACATAATTCAAATGAacgaataatatttattttatattttatttttgcaaaagaATAATAAGTAAGCCCAAATAAAAATAATTGCTACTTCCATGCAAATCCATCCCTATATAAAGGGCTCACAATCGTAAACCAATTCCACCACCAAGCAAAATCAACAGCTCAAAGAAAACTTATACTAAAAACCCTTCTTTTATCTTTCTCATTCGATCACCATGGCCTCAATGCACTGCTACAAGCCAGCCAGTGAGAACTGCCAGGAAAAATGCCTCGACAACTGTTACGGCCACAGCAAGCCTAACAGTACTGGATCGTACTACTCCGGCCATTCAATGGCTGGCCTTGGCCAGACCCACAACGCTTCCCTCGGTCAGAGTTGCTACCCTGACCATACCGTGGCCAAGCCAAACATGAACTCCACCTACGGCCAAGGCTATGGCCACCACATGATGACTGGCCAGTACGGTCAGCCCATGGCTAAGCCAGCCCCGGGCCAGTCTTACGGCATGGGCCCCGCACCTTCTCACGGCATGGGAATGATGTCTCATGCTCACAGCAGCATGAGCCATGCAGCTCATGGCCAGAACCACCACGGCTATGCCGAGCACCAATCATACGGTTCGCACGGTATGATGGGTGTTGGTGGTTGCCATGAGAAGAAGGCCGATCACTACGGCAAGAAGAAAGACAGGAGTCACAGGATGATGAACAAGCGCCGTGACTGCAACCGTAGCGGGGACAGCAGTGGTAGCGACAGTGACAGCGACTGCAATTAAAGGTATACGAATGAACATGAATTACTCTACTAATCACAgttaattttaaaatagaatattatatttattagtACATGGATCTTGTAGTTTAAACTATTCTAACTCTTTTTCCTAATTTTTTAGAAGCTTGAAGAATGTGCAGTACTACAAGGATTGGAGAATATATATCTAATGTGAGTACTGTGAGGAAGTCATAAGGGTATTACGTATGCCTAGTAAAATAATGACAATATATA from Humulus lupulus chromosome 5, drHumLupu1.1, whole genome shotgun sequence encodes the following:
- the LOC133778578 gene encoding uncharacterized protein LOC133778578 translates to MASMHCYKPASENCQEKCLDNCYGHSKPNSTGSYYSGHSMAGLGQTHNASLGQSCYPDHTVAKPNMNSTYGQGYGHHMMTGQYGQPMAKPAPGQSYGMGPAPSHGMGMMSHAHSSMSHAAHGQNHHGYAEHQSYGSHGMMGVGGCHEKKADHYGKKKDRSHRMMNKRRDCNRSGDSSGSDSDSDCN